One genomic segment of Ricinus communis isolate WT05 ecotype wild-type chromosome 3, ASM1957865v1, whole genome shotgun sequence includes these proteins:
- the LOC8262653 gene encoding transmembrane protein 64, which produces MGEGSEESGKEGANCEGRVREDSEYVRLVIPNASNPGLPQQIHILHPQPNPSSTKSFLWWTKALAFSFLVILLLLAFFKWGLPFLFQKVLFPILQWEATAFGRPVLALVLIASLAVFPIFLIPSGPSMWLAGMIFGYGMGFVIIMVGTTIGMILPYLIGLLFRDRIHQWLKRWPQKAAMIRLAGEGSWFHQFRVVALFRVSPFPYTIFNYAIVVTSMRFWPYLCGSIAGMVPEAFIYIYSGRLIRTFADVKYGNHHLTTVEIIYNVISFIIAIITTVAFTVYAKRALKELEGIETTEEVPASHQGSYEMGKLPLERPAQVGLSSFSL; this is translated from the exons atgggAGAAGGCTCTGAGGAATCAGGAAAAGAAGGTGCAAACTGTGAGGGTCGTGTAAGGGAAGACAGTGAATATGTGAGGCTTGTCATACCCAATGCTTCAAATCCAGGGTTACCTCAACAAATTCACATCTTGCACCCTCAACCTAATCCATCATCAACTAAATCTTTCCTTTGGTGGACCAAAGCTcttgcattttcctttctcgtcattcttcttcttcttgctttcttcAAATGGGGTCTGCCCTTCCTTTTTCAGAAG GTTCTCTTCCCAATCCTGCAATGGGAAGCAACTGCTTTTGGCCGTCCTGTCCTTGCCCTTGTGCTCATTGCTTCCTTGGCCGTGTTCCCTATCTTCTTAATTCCTTCAGGACCTTCCATGTGGTTGGCCGGGATGATATTTGGATATGGCATGGGGTTCGTTATCATCATGGTTGGAACAACTATTGGAATGATTTTACCTTATTTGATTGGGCTATTGTTCCGTGACCGCATCCAT CAATGGTTGAAAAGATGGCCCCAGAAAGCTGCTATGATCAGACTTGCTGGAGAAGGGAGTTGGTTTCATCAATTTCGAGTGGTTGCACTCTTTAGGGTTTCACCATTTCCATACACAATTTTCAACTATGCAATAGTAGTAACGAGTATGAGATTTTGGCCCTATTTATGTGGTTCCATCGCTGGAATGGTACCAGAAGCTTTTATCTACATCTATAG TGGTCGGTTAATAAGGACATTTGCTGATGTGAAATATGGGAACCATCACTTGACTACTGTGGAAATCATATACAATGTCATCTCCTTTATTATTGCTATCATTACCACGGTTGCTTTCACTGTTTATGCAAAAAGAGCTTTGAAGGAGCTTGAAGGGATAGAAACTACTGAAGAAGTCCCTGCTTCGCACCAAGGCAGTTATGAGATGGGAAAGCTTCCACTAGAAAGGCCCGCTCAGGTAGGTCTGTCATCTTTTTCATTGTAG
- the LOC8262652 gene encoding MLO-like protein 13 isoform X3 codes for MANLEISPVRYQMAEESNSLEYTPTWVVAVVCFVIVLMSLFAERALHKLGKWLNKKKQEALFEALQKLKEELMLLGFISLLLTVTQNAISRICIPPQFASVMLPCKRETESRNHGEHFHQALNSRRRLLSASSNAAHCSHEGTVQLFSLEALHQLHIFIFVLAVVHVIFCASTMVLGGARIRQWKAWEKSIWSSKPEDQTKPAHEHHHRLFQHHHNLFFEKHAKGHWRKSVVISWLQHCPHLPQFDFHEYILRTLEIDFKKIVGISWHLWLFVVIFLLLNVEGWHTYFWLAFLPLVLLLLVGAKLEHIITCMAQEADEKMHKKEVKPSDNHFWFHNPVIMLHLIHFILFQNSFEIAFFFWIWSTYGFRSCIMEKLGFIIPRLIMGLIVQVLCSYSTLPLYALVSQMGTNYKRSMFSAHMQSALGRWAHAQADPLTTESSETVPQEMHVIEPTAESVTQHSIISPIP; via the exons ATG GCAAACCTTGAAATTTCCCCTGTGCGTTACCAGATGGCAGAAGAGTCTAATTCTTTGGAGTACACACCAACATGGGTAGTTGCTGTTGTCTGCTTTGTAATCGTTCTAATGTCTCTTTTCGCTGAACGTGCTCTCCATAAACTGGGAAAG TGGttgaacaaaaagaaacaagaagcATTATTTGAAGCcctacaaaaattaaaagaag AATTGATGCTTTTGGGGTTTATCTCCCTTCTGCTAACTGTTACTCAAAATGCTATAAGCCGCATTTGCATTCCACCTCAGTTTGCATCTGTAATGCTTCCATGCAAGAGAGAAACTGAGAGCAGAAATCATGGAGAACATTTTCATCAGGCTCTAAACAGTCGGAGGCGCTTGCTGTCTGCCAGCAGTAATGCAGCTCACTGTAGTCATGAG GGGACGGTTCAACTGTTTTCTTTGGAAGCATTGCACCAGTTGCATATCTTTATCTTTGTTTTGGCAGTTGTGCATGTGATATTCTGTGCCTCTACAATGGTTCTTGGAGGGGCAAGG ATACGGCAATGGAAGGCGTGGGAAAAGTCAATCTGGAGTTCAAAACCAGAAG ATCAAACTAAGCCTGCTCATGAACACCATCACCGTCTGTTCCAACACCACCATAATCTGTTCTTTGAGAAGCATGCTAAAGGACATTGGAGAAAGTCAGTTGTTATTAGTTGGTTG CAACATTGTCCGCATCTCCCCCAGTTTGATTTCCACGAATACATACTGCGGACGCTTGAAATcgatttcaaaaaaattgttGGAATAAG CTGGCATCTGTGGCTCTTCGTGGTGATCTTTTTGCTGCTGAATGTGGAAG GGTGGCACACGTATTTTTGGTTGGCCTTTTTGCCTTTAGTT CTTCTCCTCCTTGTGGGTGCTAAGCTAGAACACATAATCACCTGTATGGCTCAGGAGGCGGATGAGAAGATGCACAAGAAGGAAGTGAAGCCTTCTGACAACCACTTCTGGTTTCACAACCCTGTCATTATGCTTCACTTGATTCACTTCATTCTCTTTCAGAATTCATTTGAGATAGCCTTCTTCTTCTGGATTTGG TCCACATATGGATTCCGTTCATGCATCATGGAAAAACTGGGATTCATCATTCCAAGACTTATTATGGG CTTGATTGTTCAAGTGCTATGCAGTTACAGCACCTTACCTTTGTACGCTCTGGTCTCCCAG ATGGGAACAAACTACAAGAGAAGCATGTTCTCTGCTCATATGCAATCAGCATTAGGCAGATGGGCTCATGCTCAAGCTGATCCGCTCACAACAGAATCATCTGAGACTGTTCCACAGGAAATGCATGTTATAGAACCAACTGCAGAATCTGTAACTCAACATTCCATTATTTCTCCAATTCCTTAA
- the LOC8262652 gene encoding MLO-like protein 13 isoform X2, with the protein MMAEESNSLEYTPTWVVAVVCFVIVLMSLFAERALHKLGKWLNKKKQEALFEALQKLKEELMLLGFISLLLTVTQNAISRICIPPQFASVMLPCKRETESRNHGEHFHQALNSRRRLLSASSNAAHCSHEGTVQLFSLEALHQLHIFIFVLAVVHVIFCASTMVLGGARIRQWKAWEKSIWSSKPEDQTKPAHEHHHRLFQHHHNLFFEKHAKGHWRKSVVISWLISFFKHFFGSITKSDYIALRHGFITQHCPHLPQFDFHEYILRTLEIDFKKIVGISWHLWLFVVIFLLLNVEGWHTYFWLAFLPLVLLLLVGAKLEHIITCMAQEADEKMHKKEVKPSDNHFWFHNPVIMLHLIHFILFQNSFEIAFFFWIWSTYGFRSCIMEKLGFIIPRLIMGLIVQVLCSYSTLPLYALVSQMGTNYKRSMFSAHMQSALGRWAHAQADPLTTESSETVPQEMHVIEPTAESVTQHSIISPIP; encoded by the exons ATG ATGGCAGAAGAGTCTAATTCTTTGGAGTACACACCAACATGGGTAGTTGCTGTTGTCTGCTTTGTAATCGTTCTAATGTCTCTTTTCGCTGAACGTGCTCTCCATAAACTGGGAAAG TGGttgaacaaaaagaaacaagaagcATTATTTGAAGCcctacaaaaattaaaagaag AATTGATGCTTTTGGGGTTTATCTCCCTTCTGCTAACTGTTACTCAAAATGCTATAAGCCGCATTTGCATTCCACCTCAGTTTGCATCTGTAATGCTTCCATGCAAGAGAGAAACTGAGAGCAGAAATCATGGAGAACATTTTCATCAGGCTCTAAACAGTCGGAGGCGCTTGCTGTCTGCCAGCAGTAATGCAGCTCACTGTAGTCATGAG GGGACGGTTCAACTGTTTTCTTTGGAAGCATTGCACCAGTTGCATATCTTTATCTTTGTTTTGGCAGTTGTGCATGTGATATTCTGTGCCTCTACAATGGTTCTTGGAGGGGCAAGG ATACGGCAATGGAAGGCGTGGGAAAAGTCAATCTGGAGTTCAAAACCAGAAG ATCAAACTAAGCCTGCTCATGAACACCATCACCGTCTGTTCCAACACCACCATAATCTGTTCTTTGAGAAGCATGCTAAAGGACATTGGAGAAAGTCAGTTGTTATTAGTTGGTTG ATTTCATTCTTTAAACATTTTTTTGGCTCTATAACCAAGTCAGACTACATTGCACTTCGACATGGATTTATCACG CAACATTGTCCGCATCTCCCCCAGTTTGATTTCCACGAATACATACTGCGGACGCTTGAAATcgatttcaaaaaaattgttGGAATAAG CTGGCATCTGTGGCTCTTCGTGGTGATCTTTTTGCTGCTGAATGTGGAAG GGTGGCACACGTATTTTTGGTTGGCCTTTTTGCCTTTAGTT CTTCTCCTCCTTGTGGGTGCTAAGCTAGAACACATAATCACCTGTATGGCTCAGGAGGCGGATGAGAAGATGCACAAGAAGGAAGTGAAGCCTTCTGACAACCACTTCTGGTTTCACAACCCTGTCATTATGCTTCACTTGATTCACTTCATTCTCTTTCAGAATTCATTTGAGATAGCCTTCTTCTTCTGGATTTGG TCCACATATGGATTCCGTTCATGCATCATGGAAAAACTGGGATTCATCATTCCAAGACTTATTATGGG CTTGATTGTTCAAGTGCTATGCAGTTACAGCACCTTACCTTTGTACGCTCTGGTCTCCCAG ATGGGAACAAACTACAAGAGAAGCATGTTCTCTGCTCATATGCAATCAGCATTAGGCAGATGGGCTCATGCTCAAGCTGATCCGCTCACAACAGAATCATCTGAGACTGTTCCACAGGAAATGCATGTTATAGAACCAACTGCAGAATCTGTAACTCAACATTCCATTATTTCTCCAATTCCTTAA
- the LOC8262652 gene encoding MLO-like protein 13 isoform X1 — translation MANLEISPVRYQMAEESNSLEYTPTWVVAVVCFVIVLMSLFAERALHKLGKWLNKKKQEALFEALQKLKEELMLLGFISLLLTVTQNAISRICIPPQFASVMLPCKRETESRNHGEHFHQALNSRRRLLSASSNAAHCSHEGTVQLFSLEALHQLHIFIFVLAVVHVIFCASTMVLGGARIRQWKAWEKSIWSSKPEDQTKPAHEHHHRLFQHHHNLFFEKHAKGHWRKSVVISWLISFFKHFFGSITKSDYIALRHGFITQHCPHLPQFDFHEYILRTLEIDFKKIVGISWHLWLFVVIFLLLNVEGWHTYFWLAFLPLVLLLLVGAKLEHIITCMAQEADEKMHKKEVKPSDNHFWFHNPVIMLHLIHFILFQNSFEIAFFFWIWSTYGFRSCIMEKLGFIIPRLIMGLIVQVLCSYSTLPLYALVSQMGTNYKRSMFSAHMQSALGRWAHAQADPLTTESSETVPQEMHVIEPTAESVTQHSIISPIP, via the exons ATG GCAAACCTTGAAATTTCCCCTGTGCGTTACCAGATGGCAGAAGAGTCTAATTCTTTGGAGTACACACCAACATGGGTAGTTGCTGTTGTCTGCTTTGTAATCGTTCTAATGTCTCTTTTCGCTGAACGTGCTCTCCATAAACTGGGAAAG TGGttgaacaaaaagaaacaagaagcATTATTTGAAGCcctacaaaaattaaaagaag AATTGATGCTTTTGGGGTTTATCTCCCTTCTGCTAACTGTTACTCAAAATGCTATAAGCCGCATTTGCATTCCACCTCAGTTTGCATCTGTAATGCTTCCATGCAAGAGAGAAACTGAGAGCAGAAATCATGGAGAACATTTTCATCAGGCTCTAAACAGTCGGAGGCGCTTGCTGTCTGCCAGCAGTAATGCAGCTCACTGTAGTCATGAG GGGACGGTTCAACTGTTTTCTTTGGAAGCATTGCACCAGTTGCATATCTTTATCTTTGTTTTGGCAGTTGTGCATGTGATATTCTGTGCCTCTACAATGGTTCTTGGAGGGGCAAGG ATACGGCAATGGAAGGCGTGGGAAAAGTCAATCTGGAGTTCAAAACCAGAAG ATCAAACTAAGCCTGCTCATGAACACCATCACCGTCTGTTCCAACACCACCATAATCTGTTCTTTGAGAAGCATGCTAAAGGACATTGGAGAAAGTCAGTTGTTATTAGTTGGTTG ATTTCATTCTTTAAACATTTTTTTGGCTCTATAACCAAGTCAGACTACATTGCACTTCGACATGGATTTATCACG CAACATTGTCCGCATCTCCCCCAGTTTGATTTCCACGAATACATACTGCGGACGCTTGAAATcgatttcaaaaaaattgttGGAATAAG CTGGCATCTGTGGCTCTTCGTGGTGATCTTTTTGCTGCTGAATGTGGAAG GGTGGCACACGTATTTTTGGTTGGCCTTTTTGCCTTTAGTT CTTCTCCTCCTTGTGGGTGCTAAGCTAGAACACATAATCACCTGTATGGCTCAGGAGGCGGATGAGAAGATGCACAAGAAGGAAGTGAAGCCTTCTGACAACCACTTCTGGTTTCACAACCCTGTCATTATGCTTCACTTGATTCACTTCATTCTCTTTCAGAATTCATTTGAGATAGCCTTCTTCTTCTGGATTTGG TCCACATATGGATTCCGTTCATGCATCATGGAAAAACTGGGATTCATCATTCCAAGACTTATTATGGG CTTGATTGTTCAAGTGCTATGCAGTTACAGCACCTTACCTTTGTACGCTCTGGTCTCCCAG ATGGGAACAAACTACAAGAGAAGCATGTTCTCTGCTCATATGCAATCAGCATTAGGCAGATGGGCTCATGCTCAAGCTGATCCGCTCACAACAGAATCATCTGAGACTGTTCCACAGGAAATGCATGTTATAGAACCAACTGCAGAATCTGTAACTCAACATTCCATTATTTCTCCAATTCCTTAA
- the LOC8262652 gene encoding MLO-like protein 13 isoform X4, giving the protein MLLGFISLLLTVTQNAISRICIPPQFASVMLPCKRETESRNHGEHFHQALNSRRRLLSASSNAAHCSHEGTVQLFSLEALHQLHIFIFVLAVVHVIFCASTMVLGGARIRQWKAWEKSIWSSKPEDQTKPAHEHHHRLFQHHHNLFFEKHAKGHWRKSVVISWLISFFKHFFGSITKSDYIALRHGFITQHCPHLPQFDFHEYILRTLEIDFKKIVGISWHLWLFVVIFLLLNVEGWHTYFWLAFLPLVLLLLVGAKLEHIITCMAQEADEKMHKKEVKPSDNHFWFHNPVIMLHLIHFILFQNSFEIAFFFWIWSTYGFRSCIMEKLGFIIPRLIMGLIVQVLCSYSTLPLYALVSQMGTNYKRSMFSAHMQSALGRWAHAQADPLTTESSETVPQEMHVIEPTAESVTQHSIISPIP; this is encoded by the exons ATGCTTTTGGGGTTTATCTCCCTTCTGCTAACTGTTACTCAAAATGCTATAAGCCGCATTTGCATTCCACCTCAGTTTGCATCTGTAATGCTTCCATGCAAGAGAGAAACTGAGAGCAGAAATCATGGAGAACATTTTCATCAGGCTCTAAACAGTCGGAGGCGCTTGCTGTCTGCCAGCAGTAATGCAGCTCACTGTAGTCATGAG GGGACGGTTCAACTGTTTTCTTTGGAAGCATTGCACCAGTTGCATATCTTTATCTTTGTTTTGGCAGTTGTGCATGTGATATTCTGTGCCTCTACAATGGTTCTTGGAGGGGCAAGG ATACGGCAATGGAAGGCGTGGGAAAAGTCAATCTGGAGTTCAAAACCAGAAG ATCAAACTAAGCCTGCTCATGAACACCATCACCGTCTGTTCCAACACCACCATAATCTGTTCTTTGAGAAGCATGCTAAAGGACATTGGAGAAAGTCAGTTGTTATTAGTTGGTTG ATTTCATTCTTTAAACATTTTTTTGGCTCTATAACCAAGTCAGACTACATTGCACTTCGACATGGATTTATCACG CAACATTGTCCGCATCTCCCCCAGTTTGATTTCCACGAATACATACTGCGGACGCTTGAAATcgatttcaaaaaaattgttGGAATAAG CTGGCATCTGTGGCTCTTCGTGGTGATCTTTTTGCTGCTGAATGTGGAAG GGTGGCACACGTATTTTTGGTTGGCCTTTTTGCCTTTAGTT CTTCTCCTCCTTGTGGGTGCTAAGCTAGAACACATAATCACCTGTATGGCTCAGGAGGCGGATGAGAAGATGCACAAGAAGGAAGTGAAGCCTTCTGACAACCACTTCTGGTTTCACAACCCTGTCATTATGCTTCACTTGATTCACTTCATTCTCTTTCAGAATTCATTTGAGATAGCCTTCTTCTTCTGGATTTGG TCCACATATGGATTCCGTTCATGCATCATGGAAAAACTGGGATTCATCATTCCAAGACTTATTATGGG CTTGATTGTTCAAGTGCTATGCAGTTACAGCACCTTACCTTTGTACGCTCTGGTCTCCCAG ATGGGAACAAACTACAAGAGAAGCATGTTCTCTGCTCATATGCAATCAGCATTAGGCAGATGGGCTCATGCTCAAGCTGATCCGCTCACAACAGAATCATCTGAGACTGTTCCACAGGAAATGCATGTTATAGAACCAACTGCAGAATCTGTAACTCAACATTCCATTATTTCTCCAATTCCTTAA
- the LOC8262651 gene encoding endoglucanase 25, producing the protein MSMYGRDPWGGPLEINAADSATDDDRSRNLNDIDRAALSRPLDETQQSWLLGPAEQKKKKKYVDLGCIIVSRKIFVWTVGALVVSALLAGFITLIVKTVPRHHHSKPPPDNYTLGLHKALMFFNAQRSGRLPKHNNVSWRGSSCVNDGKSATGTIFKDLAGGYYDAGDAIKFHFPKSFALTMLSWSVIEYSAKYEAAGELNHVKEIIKWGTDYLLKTFNHTADTISTIAAQVGSGDTSAGSTNPNDHYCWMRPEDIDYPRPVTECHSCSDLAAEMAAALASASIVFKDNKAYSQKLVHGAATLFRFARQQRGRYSAGSAEAAIFYNSTSYWDEFIWGGAWLYYATGNNSYLQLATTPGLAKHAGAFWGGPFYGVLSWDNKLAGAQVLLSRLRLFLSPGYPYEEILRTFHNQTSIIMCSYLPVFTSFNRTRGGLIQLNHGAPQPLQYVVNAAFLATLYSDYLEAADTPGWYCGPDFYSTKVLRDFAKTQIDYILGKNPRKMSYVVGFGNHYPKHVHHRGASIPKNKIKYNCKGGWKWRDTSKPNPNTIVGAMVAGPDRHDGFHDVRTNYNYTEPTLAGNAGLVAALVALSGDGTTKIDKNTIFSAVPPMFPTPPPPPAPWKP; encoded by the exons ATGAGTATGTACGGGAGAGATCCGTGGGGGGGTCCTCTCGAAATAAACGCAGCCGACTCTGCCACCGACGACGACAGGAGTAGGAATCTAAACGACATAGACAGAGCTGCACTTTCAAGACCACTAGACGAGACTCAACAGAGCTGGCTGCTTGGTCCTGCTgagcaaaagaagaagaagaagtatgTAGATCTTGGTTGCATCATTGTCAGCCGCAAGATCTTCGTTTGGACTGTTGGTGCTCTTGTAGTATCTGCTCTCTTGGCAGGTTTCATTACTCTCATCGTCAAAACAGTCCCTCGCCATCACCACTCTAAGCCTCCTCCTGACAATTACACCCTCGGCCTTCATAAGGCTCTCATGTTCTTCAATGCCCAGCGCT CTGGACGGCTTCCAAAGCACAATAATGTGTCTTGGAGGGGTAGTTCTTGTGTGAACGATGGCAAATCAGCTACTGGTACTATCTTTAAAGATCTCGCTGGTGGCTACTACGACGCTGGTGATGCTATTAAATTCCATTTCCCTAAATCTTTTGCTCTCACAATGCTGAGCTGGAGTGTGATCGAGTACAGCGCTAAATATGAAGCTGCTGGTGAGCTTAATCatgttaaagaaattattaaatggGGAACTGATTACCTTCTCAAGACCTTCAATCATACTGCTGATACCATCAGCACCATTGCTGCTCAG GTTGGTTCAGGGGATACTTCTGCTGGAAGCACAAACCCAAATGATCATTATTGCTGGATGAGACCTGAGGATATTGATTATCCTAGACCTGTTACCGAGTGTCACAGTTGTTCTGATCTTGCTGCTGAAATGGCTGCTGCCTTAGCTTCTGCATCCATTGTTTTCAAGGATAACAAAGCCTACTCCCAGAAACTTGTCCATGGTGCTGCAACTCTCTTTAGATTTGCAAGGCAACAGCGTGGTAGATACAGTGCTGGTAGTGCTGAGGCTGCCATCTTTTATAATTCCACTAGCTATTGGGATGAGTTTATTTGGGGTGGAGCTTGGCTCTATTATGCTACTGGGAATAATTCTTATCTTCAGCTTGCTACTACTCCTGGTCTCGCCAAGCATGCTGGGGCTTTCTGGGGAGGCCCTTTCTACGGTGTTCTTAGCTGGGACAACAAGCTTGCTGGTGCTCAG GTGCTTCTAAGTCGTTTGAGATTGTTCTTGAGCCCTGGTTACCCATATGAAGAAATATTAAGAACATTTCACAATCAAACCAGCATTATCATGTGTTCTTACCTACCAGTTTTCACAAGCTTTAACAGAACCCGAG GAGGATTGATCCAGTTAAACCATGGAGCACCTCAGCCACTTCAGTATGTTGTCAACGCAGCCTTCTTAGCCACCCTGTATAGTGATTATCTTGAAGCTGCAGATACACCTGGATGGTACTGTGGACCAGATTTCTACTCAACTAAGGTCTTGCGTGATTTTGCCAAGACCCAG ATTGATTACATTTTGGGAAAAAATCCTCGGAAAATGAGTTATGTTGTGGGGTTTGGCAATCATTATCCAAAACATGTCCACCACAGAGGTGCATCCATCCCTAAGAACAAGATTAAGTATAACTGCAAAGGAGGATGGAAGTGGAGGGACACCTCAAAGCCAAACCCAAATACAATTGTTGGAGCCATGGTTGCTGGCCCTGACAGGCATGATGGTTTCCATGATGTTCGTACCAACTATAATTATACAGAGCCAACTCTTGCTGGCAATGCAGGTTTAGTTGCGGCACTTGTGGCTTTGTCCGGTGACGGAACTACTAAGATTGAcaagaatactattttctcAGCAGTTCCTCCAATGTTTCCCACTCCACCACCACCTCCAGCACCCTGGAAACCATAA